The sequence GCTGATCTAAAATTTGTACTCAGGACTGACTGGTCCCAAATTTGTGCACTTTCTCACTACATATTTCAATACAAGGTATATGAAATTCTATTTGAATTAGATGTGGAATATGGGCCTTAATCAACATAGAATGACAAGGTGGATGATTTGGACTTGACTGATAACCATTTTCAGTCATTCAGTTAATGGGATTATTTGTGTTAAATTACCTCCTGAAGACTTGGTGGTGTTACTCTTGTATGGCATGGAATACCTGCACATGTTTCAGAGAAAGTGAACCTGAGAAAGTAGAAGAGTAAACTCCCTTGACTAAATCACAagttgttcattttatttttttagagtcaTTGATTAAACACCCAGAGAAATGAACAACTTCACCTCTGTGACCATGTTCTTCCTAATGGGGTTTTCTGATGTTCGGGAGATCCAGATCTCACATGCTGTGTTGTTTTTGCTGCTATACCTGGCAGCTGTACTGGGGAACGTTCTCATCATCACTCTCACAAGCAAGGATCATCGGCTCCACACCCCTATGTATTTCTTCCTGCAGAACTTGTCCTTTCTGGATCTCTGCCTCATTTCCATCACTGTTCCCAAATCCATCGCAAACTCTCTGGCTAATCACACCACCATCTCATTTCTCGGCTGTGTTTCACaggtatttttcttcttcctctcagcCACTACAGAAGTATCTCTACTCACAGTGATGTCTTATGACCGCTACGTTGCCATCTGCCACCCACTGAGGTATGAAGTCATCATGAGCCATGGAGCCTGTGTGCAGATGGCAGCTTCCTCATGGGTCAGTGGAGTTCTCAATGCAATTCTGCACACAGCTTCTACCTTCTCCATACCTGTGTGTGGGTCTCCTGAAGTTCATCAGTTCTTCTGTGATGTTCCACAACTGCTGTCCCTCGCCTGTTCTTATAATACTGTGGAATTAGTAGTCACTGGGCTCAGCCTGGTGTTAGGTTTTGGCTgttttgtgtttattgatatCTCTTACATTCACATCTTCTCCACTGTTCTGAGAATCCCATCCAGAGAAGGCAGGTCTAGAGCTTTCTCCACGTGCTTGCCTCACCTCACTGTTgtgactctctttctcttttctgttttttttgcctATTTACGACCTTTACCCAAATCTCCATCACCCTTGGATTTGCTGGTATCGGTATTCTATACTATGGTGCCACCCATCATGAATCCCGTCATCTACAGTCTGAGAAATAAGGATATGAAGATGGCATTAAAGAAACTTAAAGAGTGGGCATTGCCCTTCAGATTAGGAGGGTTAATGCCACATATATCATGATCTTTCAGTCACTGACAGAATTGTCTGAATAATCTGGTTGCATGGTCTGAAAATAATATTGGATATTTAAAGTAAGAACTACCATGAAAACTCTTTAAATTGCTATTAATGGGCACTGTCTATTAGTAGATGAAGTGAGTGGAAAAACCAGTAGTTCCATTTATAATTGGGCAGATATATGCTAACCTTGTATTTATCATGttaattgaaaaacaaacaataaacaattattttccagttagttctgactcttggtgactacatttgtggagagTACAACtgggtccataaggttttcaaggctgtgacctttcagaacctGATGTctggcctttcttcggaggcctctgggtgagtttaaacaTTCGGCCTTTCAATTAGTTGTTGAGGACTTAACcatttggtgcagtggttaagagctatatctgctaaccaaaaggttggcagtttgaatctactgttggctccttagaaatcctatggggctgttctactcagtcttatatggttgctatgagtcagaatctactcggctgcaatgggtttgtacgatttttgtttttgtttgtttgctgtttttttttttaagactcctTATAGGGACACTTTTGAATTTGAACAATGCTTCATGACTTCTGGATATTCAACTCACTTATGATCATAACACTATTTCTCTATTCCTGATGTAGTGTTATACTTTCCTGCTCCAGTCATGAGATTACCTTTACTTAGATTTCTTCAGCCTAGTCCACTTTCTCCTGttagatgttttcttaataccatTTCCCTATCTATCGTAGAACTTACCTTAGTTGTAATTTGAGATTTATTTCTCTAAGgctttgttatgtttttcttcattacaCTGTGTGATCCTTGTGGACAGGGGCTGTATCTCTTATGTCTTGCTTAGTGTGTGGCCTAGAATAGAAATAAAGTgagtatttatttaatatattaatgGACAATATCTACGTCTTTTCCTGGTCCCACaaaacttttattatttctttatcatTAATCTGAGCttaacctggaaaccctggtggtgtagtggttaagtgctacggctgctaaccaagaggctggcagttcgaatccaccaggcgttccttggaaactctatgggacagttctactctgtcctataaggtagctatgagtcggaatcgactcgatggcagtgggtttggttttggtttttgagctTAATCTATTATCTCTATATTTGTAATGGATTGAGTTCTAATTTATTCCAAAGGTAATGGATTATAATAAGTTCTGTGGTAGTTATGGACCTATGCACATATGTAGTTCACATGATCAGAAACTGTATTTTCCACATGGGCAAATAACTAATGTGTTTGTGCAATATAGAGAGATAAAGCATTTGTGTGATTGAGTGGATATGTATGCATTTTGTAGAAAAAAGTATTTACATGACTGTAAAATACACTGGCTCATGTTCAGGCAGTTGAAATGTACCATATACATGCATGTTGTGTAGCAAATGAACTGACCTCATCCGCTGCGAGAAGCCCCATTTATTCTACTTATATCCCCGCATGTTAGGCTTTTCTCAGTTTTGACTTGAGTGTCTCTGCCatccaaaaccaaataaaatttaattatgtATTTGTTGACATTATTGGGGTTTTGCATTGGCAGAGTACTTTTCCTGGAAACGTGAACATCTTCAATCTTGCATATGGTAGTCAGAATGGTGCAAAAGTTGTGTAAGTCCTAATTTGCAGAACCGTAAATATATTACCTTACATGGACAAAAGGGACTTTGCTGATGTTATTAAGGTTAAGGACCTTAATATGGAAAATTATCCTGGGTTATCCAGGTGGGAACAACCTAATCACATAAATTCTTAAAATCAAAGGAACTTTTTCAACAGAAGTCAGAAAACCAGATAGATGGCATTGTGAGAGGAACTTGACCAGCAACTGCTGTCTTTGAAGATTGCAGAAGGTGTCCATGATTCAAAAATACCCATGGCCTCTTGAATCTGAAAACTTTAAGGACACAATTTTTCCAGAAAAGAATGAATCCCATCaaaaccttgattttagcccagtgagactcaAGTTGAACTTCTGATCTTCtttctattgggtcactatgagtcgactgtgactcagcaggaacaggttttttttttgttttattcacatatgtaaaaattataaatttatatttaattaatataaattataaactaatttgttaaaataaattataaatatttatatgttaTATATCAGATAGATAatgcaaatatatttatatgtaaacatatatatatatatatatatatataaaatcactaATCATAGGCTGCGTAGAAAAAAATAGCTAGAAGGCTGTGCTCCAAAAATGCTAAAACTGGTTATGCTTCTCAGTAGTGAGATTATGAATAATTTGTATCATCTTTTTGCTTATCTATGATTTCTATTTATCTACAATAAACATTCATTTTTTACATAATCAAAAAAATTTCTGATCTTCTGAACTATAAGATTATAAATTTGTGTTATATTAAACCACTAAATCTGTGGTAACTTCTTACTGCAGCAAAAGAAAAGTAATACACTGCACAAAATTCAGTGCTTCATTATTATGCTATCATATTTGAGCTGCTATGCATTTGatagagataaaaggagaagacAGAAATATTGCTATATTATATCTGAAAATCTCAAAACGCCTATTAACTGTAGAATGGATAAATTTTTGGCATCCCCCAAAAAGTCAACACTACTCAGCAATGGAAATGAAAAATCTACATCTATACAAAAATGGGCATAAGTCTCACAAAtataaaattgagaaaaaaaaaaaaaaagcaaagaaggctATAAGTTGTAGGATGTCACGTtttatataaagattaaaaacagtcTCTATGCTGCCTGAGGTATGGGATAGATTCACCACAGGGCTTGTAAATAAAAAGAGGCATGAAAGGGGCTTCTAAGGTGCAGTATTTTTCTACTTCATGATTTGAATGCTGGTAACATGGATATAGGCAGTTTATAAAAATGCATCCAGCTGTATTCATATAATATGTTCAAGTTTCTACTTGtaatacatagattttttttttttactgtactttaggtgaaggtttacagaacgaactagtttctcattaaacaactagtacacatattgttttatgacattggttgccaaccccacgatgtgtcaacactctccctttcttgaacttgggtttcctgttaccagctttcctgttccttcctgccttgacgtccttgcccctgggctggtgtgcccatttagtctcattttgttttatgggcctgtctaatctttggccgaaggatgaacctcagcagtgacttcattactgaactgaaaggatgtcctggggccatattcttgttttttttttttcccagtctctgtcagaacagtaagtctgtttttttgtttgcttgtgagtcagaattttgttctccattttcccccagctctgtctgggtgtgatccttgtcagagcaattggtggtggtagccagtcaccatctataCTCATTCTGGTATAGGATGTAGTACTTTGGTCCATTAGacatttgggctaatctttcccttgtgtctttggttttcttcattccccctttctccagatggagtgagaccaatgcagtatcttagatggccgctcgcaagcttttaagataccaggtgctactgaccaaagtagaatgtagaacattttctttataaactacgttatgccaactgagctagatgttccctgagaccatggtcaccaCAGCCCTTTGTCCagaaattcggtccctcaggaagtttggatgtgtctatggagcttccatgaccttgccctgaACAAGTTGTGtgacttccctagtattgtgtactgtctcacccttcacaaaagttaccacttatttattgtccatttaatgtttttccatcaccatccttccccttccttgtaaccatcaaagattgtttcttttttgtgtataaaccttttcatgaattaaaaaaaaaattattgcactTTAGCTGAAGATTatagagcaaacaagtttcccattaaacaattaattctcatattgttttttgacattggttgccaaccccatgacatgccaacactctccgcttcttgaccttgggctcatcatttctagctttctatcccctcctaccttctttactttgtccctgggctggtgagcccatttagtctcattttgttttatgggcctgtctaatttttagcTGAAGGTTGAATCACAGGAGTGACTCCATTAccgagctataagggtgtctgggggccatactctcaatgtttcttcagtctctgtcagaccagtaaatctggtccttttaaaaattttacgagttataattttgttctacatttttctccagatctgtccaggaccctcgaatgtgatcctgtcagagcagtcaatggtggtaactgggcaccatctagttgtactggactcagtcttgtggaggctgtagtagttgtgttccattagtcctttagattaatctttcccttgtgtctttggttttgttttttctccctttctctggagagattgagaccagtggagtatcttagatggcagctcacgagcttttaaggccccagacgttGCTGGCCAAAATAAAATGTAGGAcatttttgtttataaactatgttatgccagttgagctagatgttcaagGAGACCATGGTTCCACATCCCTCTGCCCAACAAtttgggtaatgaataaggaagaccgaagaagagttgacgcctttgaattgtggtgttggcgaagaatattgaatataccatggactgccaaaagaacgaacaaatctatcttagaagaagtacaaccagaatgctccttagaagcaaggatggcgagtctgcgtcttacatactttggacatgttgtcaggagggatgagtccctggagaaggaaatcatgcttggcaaagtacagggtctgtggaaaagagcaagaccctcaatgaggtggattgacacagtggctgcaacaatgagctcaagcataacaacgattgtaaggatggcacaggactgggcagcgtttcgttctgttgtgcatag comes from Elephas maximus indicus isolate mEleMax1 chromosome 14, mEleMax1 primary haplotype, whole genome shotgun sequence and encodes:
- the LOC126058383 gene encoding olfactory receptor 14A16-like, which produces MNNFTSVTMFFLMGFSDVREIQISHAVLFLLLYLAAVLGNVLIITLTSKDHRLHTPMYFFLQNLSFLDLCLISITVPKSIANSLANHTTISFLGCVSQVFFFFLSATTEVSLLTVMSYDRYVAICHPLRYEVIMSHGACVQMAASSWVSGVLNAILHTASTFSIPVCGSPEVHQFFCDVPQLLSLACSYNTVELVVTGLSLVLGFGCFVFIDISYIHIFSTVLRIPSREGRSRAFSTCLPHLTVVTLFLFSVFFAYLRPLPKSPSPLDLLVSVFYTMVPPIMNPVIYSLRNKDMKMALKKLKEWALPFRLGGLMPHIS